Proteins encoded within one genomic window of Thioploca ingrica:
- a CDS encoding signal transduction histidine kinase, whose amino-acid sequence MSFNKPVILVVDDTLTNLALLNAILQQEGFQVLLAKSGEKAFEIAKQERPDLILLDVAMPGWDGYETCRRLKMDNNLAQIPVLFLSALANAEDKLRAFATGGVDYVHKPFQEEELLARVRTHVELYRLREKLEQEIALRDQEILAYANELENKVEERTTELNTAKEMAEAANLAKSQFLANMSHELRTPMNAIIGYSEMLREDAEDLGILDFVADLEKIHAAGKHLLGLINDILDLSKIESGKMELYLETFEVETLLNEVVVTIQPLADKKSNQLEVNITNRLGHIYADLTKTRQILFNLLTNAAKFTENGRIYLEVTRHTDIDKKEAICFSIKDEGIGMTLEQQKKLFQPFTQVDASTTRRFGGTGLGLAITKEFAEMMGGSIRVESEFGQGSTFIIHLPTQVRIEEPVRDEDSTGSEANIAKEGSKIILVIDDDKIMRDLFKNYLSKLGYSVAVTAEGEEGLKLANKLRPDAIILDVQMPGMDGWRVLSRLKADPVLFDIPVIMTSIEEHKNMGSAMGATDYLVKPVGRDQLASVLNKYRIGDDSQRLVMIVEDDVITREVMATMLKNEGWRVFKAENGKVALEHLEDKKPSLIILDLLMPEMDGFEFVAHLRENPKWRSLPVVVLTSTKLSTEDQAHLHGYVDTIFQKESYSRDQLLELVQKQIATTSNRYENQLQKQLAVISEQLAVINEQ is encoded by the coding sequence GTGAGTTTTAATAAACCCGTCATTTTAGTCGTAGACGATACCTTAACTAATCTCGCTTTGTTAAATGCAATCCTACAACAAGAAGGATTTCAAGTGCTTTTAGCGAAAAGCGGTGAAAAAGCGTTTGAAATAGCTAAGCAAGAACGACCCGATTTGATTTTATTAGATGTAGCAATGCCCGGCTGGGATGGTTATGAAACTTGCCGCCGCCTGAAAATGGATAACAATTTAGCACAGATTCCGGTGTTATTCTTATCCGCATTGGCGAATGCGGAAGATAAATTACGCGCCTTTGCTACCGGTGGTGTTGATTATGTGCATAAGCCTTTTCAGGAAGAAGAACTTCTAGCCAGGGTACGAACCCATGTTGAATTGTACCGCTTGCGCGAAAAGCTAGAACAGGAAATCGCTCTGCGCGATCAGGAAATATTAGCTTATGCCAATGAATTAGAGAACAAGGTTGAAGAACGAACGACTGAACTTAATACCGCGAAAGAAATGGCAGAAGCAGCTAATTTGGCTAAAAGCCAATTTTTAGCCAATATGAGCCATGAGTTGCGCACCCCCATGAATGCCATTATTGGCTATAGTGAAATGCTAAGAGAAGATGCGGAAGATTTAGGCATCCTTGATTTTGTTGCTGATTTAGAAAAAATTCACGCTGCCGGTAAGCATTTACTTGGACTGATCAATGACATACTTGATCTCTCTAAAATTGAATCAGGTAAAATGGAGCTTTACTTGGAAACGTTTGAAGTTGAAACGTTGCTGAATGAAGTGGTTGTCACTATTCAACCGCTTGCCGATAAAAAATCGAATCAATTAGAAGTCAATATTACGAATAGGTTAGGTCATATTTATGCTGATTTGACTAAAACCCGGCAAATTTTATTTAATTTATTAACTAATGCCGCTAAATTCACTGAAAATGGTCGTATTTATCTTGAAGTGACTCGTCATACCGATATTGATAAAAAAGAAGCCATTTGTTTTAGTATTAAAGATGAAGGGATTGGCATGACACTAGAACAACAGAAAAAATTGTTTCAACCTTTTACTCAAGTGGATGCGTCTACCACCCGTCGTTTTGGCGGCACCGGTTTAGGTTTAGCCATTACTAAAGAATTTGCCGAAATGATGGGTGGATCAATCCGGGTTGAAAGTGAATTTGGACAAGGAAGTACCTTTATTATTCATCTACCCACTCAAGTTCGCATTGAAGAACCGGTGAGGGATGAAGACTCGACCGGCAGCGAAGCCAATATCGCTAAAGAAGGGAGTAAGATTATTTTAGTTATTGATGACGATAAAATTATGCGTGACCTATTTAAGAACTACCTGAGTAAATTAGGTTACTCAGTTGCGGTCACCGCAGAGGGTGAAGAAGGACTTAAGTTAGCCAATAAACTGCGTCCAGATGCCATTATTCTGGATGTTCAAATGCCAGGTATGGACGGTTGGCGAGTATTATCGCGGTTAAAAGCCGATCCGGTCTTGTTCGATATTCCCGTTATCATGACTTCAATTGAAGAACATAAAAATATGGGTTCTGCTATGGGTGCTACCGATTATCTGGTTAAACCAGTGGGACGGGATCAATTAGCATCCGTGTTAAATAAATATCGAATTGGAGACGATTCGCAACGCCTGGTTATGATTGTTGAAGATGATGTGATTACTCGTGAGGTCATGGCAACCATGCTTAAAAATGAAGGCTGGCGAGTGTTTAAAGCTGAAAACGGCAAAGTTGCCTTAGAACATCTTGAGGATAAGAAGCCTTCGCTGATTATTTTAGATTTGCTGATGCCAGAAATGGACGGTTTTGAATTTGTTGCTCATTTACGAGAAAACCCCAAATGGCGTTCTCTTCCGGTGGTGGTATTAACCTCTACCAAGCTAAGTACCGAAGATCAAGCCCATCTTCATGGTTATGTAGACACCATTTTTCAGAAAGAAAGTTATAGTCGCGATCAATTACTTGAACTCGTTCAAAAACAAATTGCTACCACTTCAAACCGCTATGAAAATCAACTGCAAAAACAGTTAGCCGTTATCAGTGAACAACTAGCCGTTATCAATGAACAGTAA
- a CDS encoding two-component response regulator produces MNAITTYQPIVFIVDDNKQIHVYITKLMESIHLNVISYYCAKDFLENFQPNQPGCLLLDLRMPDMSGLELYERMRIQDICLPVIMLTSYGDVATVKRAFIGKIFDFIEKPFSQQYLLEQVQKAIKQDTICREEKQKRQELQARLDTLTLKEREVMMKLVQGQSIKAIAYELSITHKTVDNHKASIMKKMQVHNLVELVHIASFCNLLPPPYNLI; encoded by the coding sequence ATGAATGCGATTACTACTTATCAACCGATTGTATTCATCGTGGATGATAATAAACAAATCCATGTATACATCACTAAATTAATGGAATCAATTCATCTTAATGTTATTTCTTACTACTGCGCTAAAGACTTTTTAGAAAACTTTCAACCGAATCAACCCGGTTGTTTATTACTGGATCTACGGATGCCAGATATGAGTGGTCTTGAGCTTTATGAACGGATGAGAATACAAGATATTTGCTTACCGGTTATTATGCTGACTTCTTATGGTGATGTGGCTACTGTAAAACGAGCTTTCATTGGAAAAATCTTTGATTTTATTGAAAAGCCATTTTCTCAACAATATTTACTTGAACAAGTTCAAAAAGCCATTAAACAAGATACGATTTGTCGTGAAGAAAAACAGAAACGACAAGAATTACAAGCTCGATTAGATACACTGACGCTCAAAGAACGTGAAGTGATGATGAAATTAGTACAAGGTCAATCGATTAAAGCGATCGCTTATGAACTCAGTATTACCCATAAAACCGTTGATAACCATAAAGCCAGCATCATGAAAAAAATGCAGGTTCATAACCTAGTTGAGTTAGTCCATATTGCCTCATTTTGTAATTTACTACCCCCCCCTTATAATCTAATTTAA
- a CDS encoding transglutaminase-like enzyme, predicted cysteine protease: MALILEGARWVNWRWALVDKDFNRVTDFTSFTLVIISLYLLSQDSIYGLMTLLKWLPIVFFLLITTQIYSTQGSIKLSSLFLSLRRYEAQGKTDSHTRIDLSYPYMLMCLLSASTSRAAWFFTGMCWLVTWGLWVTRPRHHHVVVWGVVWMLTIAVAYLSQQGLFRLQSEIEEFILGMLWQDRDTYRQSTAIGDIGKLKQSDRIILRVEAPVPMRLRQASYNSYFQTTWRAKSAHFTPITASQEGTWVFTPWALPPSTLQAHSAIVKIAAYLPRGNGILTLPHGTYQVSHLIVPIVQQNPFGAVKVEQGPGLIRYQADFSQDTPLDSPPTQLDQDLPAAEKKYIINLSNELGLPQQRPQEVLLTLARFFKQHFHYSLQLTTSTDIQPLEYFLYHSRAGHCEYFATATVLLLRAAGIPSRYAAGYMVEEFSELEKAYVVRKRHAHAWALAYIEGRWVEVDTTPSGWLDLEEEQTAWWQPLYDLGSWLTYQFFQWRWRESAGTSDWLIWLIPPLGLILIWRLYSRQKIARSRPAVAAVDNQTLNPGADSPFYQIIAQLQTAGYVRLPGETITTWVKRIQAPLWSPAHLQTLLGLHQRYRFDPQGITPPEQESFSKQVETWLQNFNELTKKSLLI, from the coding sequence ATGGCATTGATTTTAGAAGGAGCACGTTGGGTTAATTGGCGCTGGGCACTCGTCGATAAAGATTTTAACCGAGTCACTGATTTTACTTCTTTTACTTTAGTCATCATCAGTCTATATCTTTTAAGTCAAGATTCTATCTATGGGTTAATGACTTTATTAAAATGGTTACCCATCGTATTTTTTTTATTAATCACGACTCAAATTTATAGTACGCAGGGTTCGATTAAATTAAGTAGCTTATTTCTGTCGCTACGCCGCTACGAAGCCCAAGGAAAAACCGATTCTCATACCCGTATTGATCTGTCTTATCCCTATATGCTGATGTGTCTCTTGTCAGCGAGTACCAGTCGTGCAGCTTGGTTTTTCACCGGCATGTGCTGGTTAGTCACTTGGGGATTATGGGTAACACGTCCTCGCCATCACCACGTCGTGGTTTGGGGAGTGGTATGGATGCTGACCATCGCGGTAGCCTATTTAAGCCAGCAAGGACTGTTTCGCTTACAATCGGAGATAGAGGAATTTATCTTGGGTATGCTTTGGCAAGACCGAGACACTTATCGACAAAGTACCGCGATTGGTGATATTGGCAAACTTAAACAATCTGACCGCATTATTCTTCGAGTTGAGGCACCCGTTCCCATGCGCTTACGTCAAGCCAGCTATAATTCTTATTTTCAAACCACTTGGCGAGCTAAATCAGCCCATTTTACGCCCATAACCGCTAGTCAAGAAGGGACTTGGGTTTTCACGCCTTGGGCTTTACCACCCTCAACTCTTCAAGCTCACTCTGCTATAGTCAAGATTGCTGCTTATCTACCCAGAGGGAATGGCATACTCACTTTGCCTCATGGTACTTATCAAGTTTCGCATTTAATAGTCCCTATTGTACAACAAAATCCATTCGGTGCCGTGAAAGTGGAACAAGGTCCGGGATTAATAAGATATCAAGCTGATTTTAGTCAAGATACCCCTTTAGATAGTCCTCCAACTCAGCTCGATCAAGATTTGCCAGCAGCTGAAAAAAAATATATCATTAATTTATCAAATGAATTAGGTTTACCACAGCAGCGCCCGCAGGAAGTGCTACTCACTTTAGCCCGATTTTTTAAGCAACATTTCCACTATTCACTGCAGTTGACAACCTCAACTGATATCCAACCACTGGAGTACTTTTTATATCATAGTCGTGCGGGGCATTGTGAATACTTTGCGACAGCAACCGTGTTACTATTGCGTGCTGCGGGAATTCCATCGCGTTATGCGGCTGGTTATATGGTCGAAGAATTTAGTGAACTTGAAAAGGCTTATGTGGTGCGTAAACGTCATGCTCATGCTTGGGCATTGGCTTATATTGAAGGACGTTGGGTGGAAGTGGATACGACCCCTAGTGGGTGGTTGGATTTAGAAGAAGAGCAGACTGCTTGGTGGCAACCGCTTTATGATTTGGGCTCCTGGTTGACTTATCAATTTTTCCAATGGCGCTGGCGTGAGTCAGCCGGGACTTCTGATTGGCTGATTTGGTTAATTCCACCTTTGGGTTTAATATTAATATGGCGGCTGTATTCTAGGCAAAAAATAGCACGTTCCCGACCAGCGGTCGCTGCTGTCGATAACCAAACGCTTAATCCCGGTGCCGATTCGCCTTTTTACCAAATAATAGCACAATTACAAACAGCCGGTTATGTCCGCTTGCCAGGAGAAACCATAACGACTTGGGTTAAGCGAATTCAAGCACCACTATGGTCACCGGCTCACTTGCAAACTTTGTTGGGGTTACATCAACGTTACCGTTTTGATCCGCAAGGTATCACGCCACCAGAACAAGAAAGTTTCAGCAAACAAGTCGAAACTTGGTTACAAAATTTTAATGAATTGACTAAAAAATCATTGTTAATATAA